The Arachis ipaensis cultivar K30076 chromosome B07, Araip1.1, whole genome shotgun sequence genomic interval TCCAAATAATGAAACATTACCGGTCAGGTTTCAAAGAAGGTAATTCCCAATTATTTTGTCATTTGCAATGACAATAAATAAGTCACAGGGACAAACTCTATCGAAAGTTGGAATTTACCTTCCAAGACCAGTTTTCACCCACGGTCAATTGTATGTTGTGTTATCAAGAGTAACGAGTAAAGATGGTCTGCGAGTGCTATTGCAAGATCACGGACACTTGGAAGATACTGCACGATGAATGTGGTGTATAGAGAAGTTTTTGAGAGTTTATTATGAAAAGGTAATAACgaaatttctaaattaaatttattaatttattaaattttattactatCNNNNNNNNNNNNNNNNNNNNNNNNNNNNNNNNNNNNNNNNNNNNNNNNNNNNNNNNNNNNNNNNNNNNNNNNNNNNNNNNNNNNNNNNNNNNNNNNNNNNNNNNNNNNNNNNNNNNNNNNNNNNNNNNNNNNNNNNNNNNNNNNNNNNNNNNNNNNNNNNNNNNNNNNNNNNNNNNataataaaataataaaaattcgtattattttattcttctgataaacaattttataattacgctaataatataattttgtatactaacattgatataatattGTTTTAGGTATATATTTTTCAGGCATCAAAGGATAGTGTTAGGTTGTCATTTAgtgggtttaaattatttattgtttattaggtTGTCATTTAGTGTTATGGTCACATTcagtatatatgtctgatttatcAAAGAAAGTAGATTACTAAAACCGGTTAAtgactattttagagttaatacaattaacactagattaagaaaagaaatataatacatacaagttatttttttattaattaaattattataattgaaattaattttacCACAACagcttaaaattataattttaatcttatcaCGTACATGACACGGGTTATTACActtgttttttttaaaaaatgacgttcaaacaaactcatagtaaacatTAATATGATTAATCGTCCGAAAAGGCCCCTTGTTAGAATAAATCACGCTATGGAAAACTTGGTACTTAGAGACATAACACCTTTATGTAAATTATAGTAAAGTTTTATATTATTGAAATAAAATTGTGTGTGGTGGTATAAGATAGTGTTTAATTATCATTGGTGTTGAGTCTCACCATTTCAGCTCCGATCTACCATTCTAAAAGGTTAGTTAGCTCAGCATTATGCTCAATTTGTTCCTATCACAATAATAGTTATTGTTATATGTCTTTTGATCAAACCCAAAATGTGAGTATTTTTATTAATCACTAATTCATAACAAATATTAGCCACTATTTGCAATCACTAATCCttaatttttccttttaattgattTTCATGAAAGCTAGGTGATTACTAGTTGTTTCAATATTCAAACTCATCAAACAAgtatagtatttttttttaattaatttgagatttttttttctaatatattaggagtgaatttttcaaaaacaaattaaacTATGTGTTATACATTGTTGTGGGCTTTTACAAAAAATGTCAGTAACgttttatctttttataattaaaaaatatttttaccacAAAATGTCAATGACGTTTTGTGCTGCTACTATTATCATTATGGTGTAAAACACTAAAATGATTGAATATTCTTGTATTTCACGTTAAAAACACCCGTATGTAAAAAAATTAGCCTTAACCttatgtttcaattttttttattcttattgtaTCTTACAATCCAACATATTAAAGACTAATTTACTacgaatttaaattttatttaaaaatttactatTAATCAATGACTTTCTGTATATATAAAGTAAAACTCAACCCTCCAATACTTAATTAACCAGATTAGTGAACTAATTTCTCGACCAATCCAAATTAGTTATTTGAAAGTCTCTATAATTATACTAAATTTGTAAATAATTTCTAAGtttaaaaaatttgtaattgaaatCAGCGTACCAAAAGGATTTAGTTTTTGCTATTTTAAGACAACTAACAATACTAAAAATAATACTTCTCCATTCTGTTACAGCTTCCGACTAATCAAATCAAGTATGTTGTTTGAAACATTTACCATTTACCCTTTGAATACACAACATTTAAGGTAACTGGACCTAAATATAGTTAAGATCTGTTATGATTACATTATTAACTAAGATCTTAAACCAGGACTAACTATTATTGATAGAATATGCCAATTAACACTAAGGCATAAGTCTATGTACAATATTACAATACAATAATACATTATATGCAGTGAAAAAATCTGAACTATCAAACATAAGcctaatcatcatcatcatgtttTCTGAAAGTTCCAACTTCTCCATCTAAAATTGCTTAGCCATCCAAATTGAATCAATGGCTGCCCAGATTGTAGGCTCACAAGTTGCCTTCTATAAGGTACTAGAAAACTCTTCAAACCTgtcattcaaataaaaaaaaatagtcagTCAGTGCATAACAATGAATGCGAAAAAGCGATCTCTCATACGGCAAAGGAGCGCGTATGCCACCATTTTGACCCTCAAAGATTAGTGCGTAGACGAAATCCTCCCTCAAAGATTGATATAGTTGTCTTGTGGTATCGAAAAAACTCGAGAATTACTCGTTTTGTGTGGATTTGTCAACCAGAACCAATCTTTCGGGTACCATAAAAGTATTATCAATCTTTTGTAGGAGACTATTTTGTCAAAAAGACTAATCTTTCAAGGGACAAAATGATGGTTCATTCTACAACAAAGGATGTGTGGATGAAAGGTGGAACAACAATATTTTGATGAACATATTATTACCATTTATACACATTGTCTTGTAAATAAGAGCAACATGAGGGTCTCCTTTGGTTGCCATATTTTGCTTCTCCAAACACTCGAGAAAGGCTAGGTCTGCCTTCAGCAGCTCGGCCTGATCATGTGTATCATACCCTATATCATGGCAATAACAACAGAAATCCAACCAATCGATCGGTCGCTTATCCCAAACCGGAGATCCACTGTCTTTTCCACTGGACCAGTTTGGTCCGCAGTAATGGCCATATCGAGGGAATAGCTGCGACAAAAAAGCTCGTGGCCCTGTATGCCATGGGACCTTAGAAACATAAGGCCTGAACCTTGCAGGGTTAACCTCGCTAACTTTGTCGATCTTCCCGCGAGTTTGCGCTCGTCTCCTCAATCGCCTATTGATAGTAGTTGGCCTCCGAATGATCTGAACCCCGGAATTATTCACCCAAGGAAGAAATGACAACAAAGGCAAGGGCATTCCAAACAACTTGCCACCTTCACCAGCATTCTGCTTAGGCTGCTCAATGAAAACGTTGGAGGTAGATACCGAAATCGATGCTGAATCTGTAGCATTCAGTTGAGGCCTAAACCAAGGTATGATTTTAGGAAGAAAATCAAAATTCATGGGGGACAAAATCACTATGCCACACCACAGCAACCAAAATGTTCAACTACTCTGTCAACAGGGAAAGAAAAGGTTCAAaatttaaaccataaaccctaagagaTTATT includes:
- the LOC107609853 gene encoding uncharacterized protein LOC107609853 isoform X1: MPPSSLFVPSTTQKHSEFFKFSASHSFSIHLILPQLNATDSASISVSTSNVFIEQPKQNAGEGGKLFGMPLPLLSFLPWVNNSGVQIIRRPTTINRRLRRRAQTRGKIDKVSEVNPARFRPYVSKVPWHTGPRAFLSQLFPRYGHYCGPNWSSGKDSGSPVWDKRPIDWLDFCCYCHDIGYDTHDQAELLKADLAFLECLEKQNMATKGDPHVALIYKTMCINGLKSFLVPYRRQLVSLQSGQPLIQFGWLSNFRWRSWNFQKT
- the LOC107609853 gene encoding uncharacterized protein LOC107609853 isoform X2 is translated as MNFDFLPKIIPWFRPQLNATDSASISVSTSNVFIEQPKQNAGEGGKLFGMPLPLLSFLPWVNNSGVQIIRRPTTINRRLRRRAQTRGKIDKVSEVNPARFRPYVSKVPWHTGPRAFLSQLFPRYGHYCGPNWSSGKDSGSPVWDKRPIDWLDFCCYCHDIGYDTHDQAELLKADLAFLECLEKQNMATKGDPHVALIYKTMCINGLKSFLVPYRRQLVSLQSGQPLIQFGWLSNFRWRSWNFQKT